The stretch of DNA TGCTTGTGGAGAAGTAGCATCTACAGGTGTTCATGGTGCGAATAGGTTAGCGTCTAACTCCCTCACTGAAGCTATAGTATATGGTTATCGTATAGCGAAGCATATTGAACAACAATGGGATAAGCCTAAGGAATACAAGGATGCAAAACATATAAATAAAGAAATCCAGCAAGGAACTTTTGAAGAAATACATCAAGATGTCGGAAATAGAACAGAGGACATAGGCGCATTGAAAGATGAGATGCAGCGTTATGTTGGGGTAAGGAGAACTGGTTCTTCTTTACAGCAGTTTGTAGAGCGATGCCAAGAAAAGCTGTTATCTTTACATCATTTAGATACAGCTCTTAACCGGCAGGAGATCATGTGGAGAAACATGTTAACCTGCAGTATGCTAATCGCTCGAAGCGCGCTGTTACGCGAAGAAAGCAGAGGGGGACATTATCGTAATGATTTTCCTAGGCGTAACGATGAGCAATATAGACGGCATCATATCTTATATTTTGATCATCCTACAGGACAAGTGAAGGGGAGATGGGTGAATGTTACTAGTAAATAAATGGAGGAAGCAGATACAGGATTGGTTAGAGGAGGATTTAGGGCAAGGTGATGCAACAAACGCCCTATTTGCTGAAGCTTCGCCTATTCAAGGCTGGATCGTAGCTAAATCGAGCGGAGTTGTAGCAGGTCTGCCTTTGGTTGCACAGGTTTTTCAAGAGCTTGACCCAACTACCCAGCTAACCTTCCACAAAAAGGATGGTCAACGTATACAGTTTGGAGAAGCATTAGTCGAGCTTAAAGGAGCTCCCCAAACTCTACTAGCGGGAGAACGATTAGCTCTTAATTTACTACAACGACTTTCGGGAATAGCTACCCTCACAGCGGAATATGTAGAGCAAGTTAGGGATACCTCTGTACGGATTGTTGATACAAGAAAAACGACACCTGGGCTGCGTGGCTTGGAAAAGTATGCTGTGCGAA from Bacillus horti encodes:
- the nadC gene encoding carboxylating nicotinate-nucleotide diphosphorylase, producing MLLVNKWRKQIQDWLEEDLGQGDATNALFAEASPIQGWIVAKSSGVVAGLPLVAQVFQELDPTTQLTFHKKDGQRIQFGEALVELKGAPQTLLAGERLALNLLQRLSGIATLTAEYVEQVRDTSVRIVDTRKTTPGLRGLEKYAVRMGGGHNHRLGLYDAAMIKDNHIKAAGGIKRAVELLRKELPHTMKIEVEAESIEQVQEALQVQADIIMLDNMSLEGMKEAVQLIDQRAIVEASGGVNLQTVRGIAETGVDVISVGALTHSVQSLDISMDIGQRKIL